A single window of Neurospora crassa OR74A linkage group VII, whole genome shotgun sequence DNA harbors:
- a CDS encoding UMTA, producing the protein MSSFFKKAQSPTPEPKSPKGKDKSPTPGPASPTGKKSPTSIPTSPEHDVPSEPVALIAGSHWGQQEVVDDDTDSALGVDAQSSTASIATSILHYRNVLGRTYHSDSVTDGEYWGPNDAKANELLDIMHAAMVMVFDGKLYTSPLKDEELKNAIDIGTGTGVWAIDFADEHPNCNVIGTDISPIQPSWVPPNASFEINDATREWTYKDNFFDFIHFRWLTGVMKDWDCIYQEAYRCCKPGGWIEHLDTDAEFFCYDGTMPNDSAMAQWGPIWREVGRKTGLNVTVVSSGTMENGMRKAGFTNIVSEDHYAPIAPWSDDPKLKQLGLYQSAALTHDIEGFLVYFMPKYLGWTPKEIANYAATMRKEFREAKIHAVVKWHVVRAQKPLDA; encoded by the exons ATGAGCTCCTTCTTCAAAAAGGCACAGTCGCCTACACCCGAGCCAAAGTCGCCAAAGGGAAAGGACAAGTCGCCCACGCCTGGTCCCGCGTCCCCAACGGGAAAGAAGTCACCCACGTCTATTCCCACGTCTCCAGAGCATGATGTGCCTTCGGAGCCTGTTGCACTTATAGCCGGTTCCCATTGGGGCCAGCAG GAAGTGGTGGACGATGACACTGACTCGGCCCTAGGAGTTGATGCCCAGAGCTCGACCGCCTCGATTGCTACCAGCATCTTGCACTACCGTAATGTCCTGGGACGCACCTACCACAGCGATTCCGTGACTGATGGAGAGTACTG GGGCCCTAATGATGCTAAGGCAAATGAGTTGCTGGATATCATGCACGCGGCCATGGTCATGGTGTTTGATGGAAAGCTGTATACTTCCCCGCTTAAGGAcgaggagctcaagaacGCTATTGATATCGGTACCGGCACTG GAGTCTGGGCCAT CGACTTCGCGGACGAACATCCGAACTGCAACGTAATCGGCACCGACATTTCTCCCATCCAACCTAGCTGGGTACCCCCAAACGCCAGCTTCGAAATCAACGACGCAACTAGGGAGTGGACCTACAAAGATAATTTCTTCGACTTTATCCACTTTCGCTGGCTTACTGGCGTTATGAAGGATTGGGATTGCATTTACCAAGAAGCTTACCGGTGCTGCAAACCGGGCGGATGGATTGAACACCTTGACACCGACGCTGAATTTTTCTGCTACGACGGAACGATGCCTAATGATTCGGCTATGGCCCAATGGGGTCCTATTTGGAGAGAGGTTGGGCGGAAGACCGGGCTTAACGTCACCGTGGTTTCCTCAGGCACGATGGAAAACGGAATGAGAAAGGCTGGATTTACTAACATTGTGTCGGAGGATCACTAT GCTCCCATCGCGCCCTGGTCTGATGACCCGAAGCTGAAGCAGCTGGGTCTCTACCAGTCTGCAGCGCTGACACATGACATTGAGGGCTTTCTGGTCTATTTCATGCCCAAGTACCTGGGGTGGACCCCGAAGGAGATTGCGAACTATGCGGCTACTATGCGTAAAGAGTTCAGGGAAGCCAAGATCCACGCGGTCGTGAAGTGGCACGTGGTGAGGGCGCAAAAGCCGTTGGATGCTTAA